A portion of the Deinococcus peraridilitoris DSM 19664 genome contains these proteins:
- a CDS encoding right-handed parallel beta-helix repeat-containing protein, which translates to MAETNFKDVALAIRDAIMQVLNLPTRGNKTDWPERYEAAFTALGEGVVTLAEVKADLDPVTGLVKDELLPAQLTKEEVWDASVFYKAGRRVFLNNAIFEALQDNQGQSPSVAVPPVATINWKVVWYVEGGGGLDSTGTTETVVATAHRTTAFAAYSSYDDITYDVIDTGGTLLVNNSTGSVFTADVTSQFKFEVSVPWEALQVGDVIKAALFVQGSADPNPVLRSEIENITVQAAGNYTSAKTVIAQLTAGDKALIYVSSNPGRNITGGANFNLKITKITPTGQTLEERVDAAVTNANTAADQAYSAAADTAQYVSETTADPPLGPEGAIGSKRLVDGSLQRLVVVGGVWVNSGPALLSTQSQHVITAARFGFASTGTAAQNDSAITNALAAVASGGVVDFPPGVFTVSAVQTITKPVTLRGNGTRLVADSEANHKRFDVQTNDVTIEGFTLDGAYVSATRGFVGGVITVQGTSSRTVIRGNRIRNARGIGVYVLAGVRDTKITHNTIEGTYHGVFQEPTAVDAVPIGTLIQGNTIRDVRGLDVCGIKLKGGLAKGGRHRIIGNDVRGVTALGDSGGGLQLGIELQGGAATAVGQDECAISSNTVEGFGWGISVDGSHGASVSGNTVRGCLLLGLEVAGAMRVSVTGNSVNGRDASGTLVMDVGISMSNLYNGARTQGHSVTGNTVDGFTEAGIKMQQSEHWVVAGNTIKHGPVGGNGINPIKSDYFTILGNTIEGQSDTAVGLFLDGVESINAASIIGNNFSGTLQKPFDLYTSATGQTIQNVTVTGNSLKATLSTGFTLTGPGTFAKISLVGNVGSASMEGHWVDYVQRVGVLEGTFPPNNNQTSGEGSIYLDNFNAGEGRLWVKVTGGIGNTGWVNVRQVANTTTFGLVKQAAAMADVAAAPTQAEFNALLQRLRNAGLMAT; encoded by the coding sequence ATGGCAGAAACGAATTTCAAAGACGTGGCCCTCGCGATACGGGACGCCATCATGCAGGTGCTCAACCTGCCCACCCGGGGCAACAAGACCGACTGGCCCGAGCGGTACGAAGCCGCCTTCACCGCGCTCGGTGAAGGCGTCGTCACCCTCGCAGAAGTCAAAGCCGACCTCGACCCCGTGACGGGCCTCGTGAAAGACGAACTGCTGCCCGCCCAACTGACGAAAGAAGAAGTGTGGGACGCCAGCGTGTTCTACAAAGCCGGACGGCGCGTGTTCCTCAACAACGCCATCTTCGAAGCCCTGCAGGACAACCAGGGACAAAGCCCCAGCGTGGCCGTGCCACCCGTCGCCACCATCAACTGGAAAGTCGTGTGGTACGTGGAAGGCGGCGGTGGGCTCGACAGCACCGGCACCACCGAAACCGTCGTTGCCACCGCGCACCGCACCACCGCCTTCGCGGCGTACAGCTCGTACGATGACATCACGTACGACGTGATCGACACCGGCGGCACCCTGCTGGTGAACAACAGCACCGGCAGCGTCTTCACTGCCGACGTGACCAGCCAGTTCAAATTCGAAGTCAGCGTGCCCTGGGAAGCGCTCCAAGTCGGTGATGTGATCAAAGCAGCGTTGTTCGTGCAAGGCAGCGCGGACCCGAACCCAGTGCTGCGCAGCGAAATTGAGAACATCACCGTGCAGGCCGCTGGGAATTACACGAGCGCCAAGACCGTCATCGCGCAACTCACGGCCGGTGACAAAGCCTTGATTTACGTGTCGAGCAACCCTGGCCGGAACATCACGGGCGGCGCGAACTTCAATTTGAAGATCACGAAGATCACGCCGACCGGGCAGACGCTCGAAGAACGCGTGGACGCGGCGGTCACCAACGCGAACACGGCGGCTGACCAGGCGTACAGTGCAGCGGCGGATACCGCGCAGTATGTGTCGGAAACCACCGCTGACCCACCCTTAGGGCCGGAAGGTGCGATTGGCAGTAAACGCCTGGTGGATGGGAGCCTGCAACGCCTGGTGGTCGTGGGCGGAGTGTGGGTCAACTCCGGCCCGGCGTTGCTCAGCACGCAATCCCAGCATGTCATTACCGCCGCACGGTTCGGATTCGCTTCGACCGGCACCGCCGCGCAGAACGACAGCGCCATCACGAACGCGCTGGCCGCTGTCGCCAGTGGAGGCGTGGTGGATTTCCCCCCTGGGGTCTTCACGGTGAGTGCGGTGCAGACCATCACGAAACCCGTCACGCTGCGCGGGAACGGCACGCGCCTGGTCGCAGACAGTGAAGCCAACCATAAGCGCTTCGACGTTCAGACGAATGACGTGACCATCGAAGGATTCACGCTCGACGGTGCGTACGTCAGCGCGACACGCGGATTCGTGGGCGGTGTGATTACCGTGCAGGGCACGTCATCCAGAACGGTCATTCGCGGCAACCGCATCCGCAATGCACGCGGGATAGGGGTGTACGTACTGGCCGGTGTGCGTGACACCAAAATCACGCACAACACCATCGAAGGCACCTACCACGGTGTTTTTCAGGAACCGACCGCCGTGGACGCGGTGCCCATCGGCACTTTGATTCAGGGAAACACCATTCGGGACGTGCGCGGGCTTGACGTGTGCGGTATCAAACTGAAGGGTGGACTGGCGAAAGGTGGGCGTCACCGCATCATCGGGAATGACGTGCGCGGCGTGACAGCCCTCGGGGATAGCGGCGGGGGCTTGCAGCTCGGCATCGAGCTGCAGGGCGGGGCCGCTACCGCCGTGGGGCAGGATGAGTGCGCGATTTCCAGCAACACCGTAGAGGGATTCGGGTGGGGCATCAGCGTGGACGGTTCGCATGGTGCGAGCGTCAGCGGGAACACCGTGCGCGGCTGTCTGCTGCTGGGGCTGGAAGTCGCGGGGGCGATGCGGGTCAGCGTGACGGGGAACAGCGTGAACGGGCGGGACGCCTCCGGAACCCTCGTGATGGATGTGGGCATCAGCATGTCCAACCTCTACAACGGAGCGCGCACCCAGGGGCACAGCGTGACCGGCAACACCGTGGACGGGTTCACTGAAGCCGGAATCAAGATGCAGCAAAGCGAACACTGGGTCGTGGCAGGGAATACCATCAAGCACGGCCCAGTCGGGGGGAACGGCATCAACCCCATCAAGTCGGATTACTTCACCATTCTCGGGAACACCATCGAAGGACAGAGCGACACGGCGGTGGGACTGTTTCTGGATGGCGTGGAGAGCATCAACGCGGCCAGCATCATTGGGAATAACTTCAGCGGCACCCTGCAAAAGCCGTTTGATTTGTACACCAGTGCGACAGGGCAGACCATTCAGAATGTCACGGTCACGGGGAATTCCCTGAAGGCGACCTTGAGTACCGGCTTTACCCTGACAGGACCGGGCACCTTCGCCAAAATCAGCTTGGTGGGGAATGTCGGAAGCGCGAGCATGGAAGGCCATTGGGTGGATTACGTGCAGCGCGTGGGAGTGCTGGAAGGGACGTTTCCGCCAAACAATAACCAGACTTCAGGTGAGGGCTCGATTTACCTCGATAACTTCAACGCGGGGGAGGGGCGCTTGTGGGTGAAGGTCACGGGTGGCATCGGGAATACCGGCTGGGTGAATGTGCGTCAGGTGGCGAACACCACGACGTTTGGATTGGTGAAACAGGCGGCTGCGATGGCAGATGTGGCGGCAGCTCCAACCCAAGCGGAATTCAACGCGCTTTTGCAGCGCCTGCGTAACGCGGGCTTGATGGCAACCTGA
- a CDS encoding tape measure protein, with translation MTTGGGTGGSAGSGTLLETLYVNVQANLGQLRSQLQLAVSSSVDASRQIAGAMAGISAAFVGVGAYAVKLAADLEQAEIAFTTLLGSGEKAKAFLKELSDFAARTPFELPGLQAAARKLLAFGFEAKQVIPMLTAIGDAVGALGGGEAEISRVTMALGQMMAKGKVSAEEMMQLAELGIPAWDMLAKAIGKSVPEAMKLAEKGAISASQAIPGILEQMNTRFAGSMEKQSKTLNGLWSTLKDNLTQTLTSIGTKIVETFDLHAVITGMTNGMQRIKEAIEGADLRRLFDEHKEKIEAVAWAVGGVLLPAVLSLAAGFAATLVTILPWIAAGLALKVAFEEAQKQTEGLQIATKDTGPTFVNMGTVLKGFVQLIQGVIQSFVAMAAHIGKSLGYMSVIAQDYLGGLARGLKALARGDFQGMVDASKDMRDSVSRNMNLLQDDLVGVWENPNKNVVGGFKTMMAGIKGEADTGVQNVVSSVSNGAETFKKIMADLTASLPAGSFKPASISTVFPKGGAAAATSQADKPETTAQRTKKIKDVLGDLRREYEAGRLTAAQYATALHLVESQNQKAANSVKRGTDAWRAYMDVVGGARRELEQLAGQAKATSDRAKAEAARRKREAEQAAREAAQAAEQAAREAEQRRRGVRDGTEAYEELGRAINRTAKAGEFSGDKRDGFLKQLRELRESMGDKGLNTDPSIKALDALIGRLVHTAAATSRLVVKQREAREFQEQLREGYDAGQTALGEVERGAIDVADAFGRLPTAQRPVKLEFEELIGLMPDTNEGLDAFVQAMMDLERAGNITKGTLDRLIGSVGELKTLLDGSIDRSLAEFGGMATDVNTGQGVFQSENEIRGIGVKGTGGAADAAKGAIAAGAAELLRAGFAKLEQSDLFDQLARLTADGLADSPLAVLIGDVLADKIKAASAASKAEAKLAGEQAAQVYGEGWTAYSSELAAAVEDTLAEVFSGTDDEQLTKALELLLDPGAFAKLGDDGRAAFMDAFNKLATEDALVLLPEETIAAFINRLVEGGDQGSDVLVKLRGALLAIGEALQGTAQDVETVSDASSDWDANLRRIDFQEWADGLHKLSDEHLQLQLEGAKSAKNVDRFNALLAEMKRRAEEAKGALGRLFEKFSPLIGAVGAFAGALGATDLQANVDGFVTLLGKGLDIAKDFASGNIIGGITKIISGLADAIMGFRKAYAEAARLQEQFRESLSGSFLNADDYGKTSVRSRGFFADFFGGGPEVVQEINKVGLAFAKTISDGFTKGIKEGLKEAIVKNDVSLFASTLKLSVGDAVLNGIIDAFMQGELLKNIIGPAIKKYTDALQTPDPNDDVAALNGVLSAADTAAALGEKFVTGLAPVRQMLVDKGFIKPPEGTESITGNRELFGRVPDLGLGSISTPTLEAFDTLGNQIVPAFGRHVDRFGEIINTPIRVVLDGGAQGSITGAFR, from the coding sequence ATGACCACAGGTGGTGGAACAGGCGGGAGTGCTGGCAGCGGAACGCTGCTGGAAACCCTCTACGTGAACGTGCAGGCAAACCTCGGGCAGCTCCGCTCGCAACTGCAGCTGGCCGTGAGCAGCTCCGTGGACGCCTCCCGTCAGATCGCCGGCGCCATGGCGGGCATCAGCGCCGCCTTCGTGGGGGTCGGCGCGTACGCCGTGAAGCTCGCCGCTGACCTGGAGCAGGCGGAGATCGCCTTCACCACCCTGCTCGGTTCAGGCGAGAAGGCGAAGGCCTTCCTCAAAGAACTCAGCGACTTCGCGGCGCGCACTCCCTTCGAGCTGCCCGGCCTGCAAGCTGCCGCGCGGAAACTTCTCGCCTTCGGTTTCGAAGCGAAGCAGGTCATCCCGATGCTCACCGCCATCGGTGACGCCGTCGGTGCTCTCGGTGGCGGTGAAGCGGAGATCAGCCGCGTCACCATGGCCCTCGGGCAGATGATGGCCAAAGGCAAAGTCAGCGCTGAGGAAATGATGCAGCTGGCCGAGCTGGGCATTCCCGCGTGGGACATGCTCGCCAAAGCCATCGGCAAGAGCGTGCCTGAGGCGATGAAGCTGGCGGAGAAGGGCGCCATCTCCGCCAGCCAAGCGATTCCAGGCATCCTTGAGCAGATGAATACCCGCTTCGCCGGGTCGATGGAGAAGCAAAGCAAGACCCTCAACGGTTTGTGGAGCACCCTCAAGGACAACCTCACTCAAACCCTCACGAGCATCGGCACCAAGATCGTTGAGACCTTTGACCTGCACGCCGTCATCACTGGAATGACGAACGGCATGCAGCGCATCAAAGAAGCCATTGAAGGCGCGGACCTGCGCCGGCTGTTCGACGAGCACAAGGAGAAGATCGAAGCGGTCGCGTGGGCGGTGGGTGGCGTACTGCTCCCCGCCGTGCTGTCGCTCGCTGCCGGGTTCGCCGCCACGCTGGTGACGATCCTGCCGTGGATTGCGGCAGGCCTGGCGCTCAAGGTCGCCTTCGAGGAAGCCCAGAAACAGACTGAGGGCCTCCAGATCGCAACCAAGGACACGGGGCCGACCTTCGTCAACATGGGCACGGTGCTCAAAGGCTTCGTGCAGCTCATCCAGGGCGTCATTCAGAGTTTCGTGGCGATGGCCGCGCACATCGGGAAGTCCCTCGGGTACATGTCCGTCATCGCTCAGGATTACCTGGGAGGACTGGCGAGGGGTCTCAAAGCCCTCGCGCGCGGTGACTTTCAGGGCATGGTGGACGCCTCGAAGGACATGCGCGACTCCGTCTCCCGAAATATGAACCTGCTTCAGGATGACCTGGTCGGGGTGTGGGAGAACCCGAACAAGAATGTCGTGGGTGGTTTCAAAACCATGATGGCTGGCATCAAGGGTGAGGCCGACACGGGTGTCCAGAACGTGGTGTCGTCTGTCTCCAACGGTGCCGAGACCTTCAAAAAGATCATGGCCGACCTGACCGCCAGCCTTCCGGCAGGATCGTTCAAGCCTGCCAGCATCTCCACCGTGTTCCCCAAAGGCGGGGCGGCAGCAGCAACTTCGCAGGCCGACAAGCCCGAGACGACCGCGCAGCGCACCAAGAAGATCAAGGACGTGCTGGGCGACCTCAGGCGCGAGTACGAAGCAGGTCGCCTGACGGCTGCGCAGTACGCGACTGCCCTGCATCTGGTCGAAAGCCAGAACCAGAAGGCCGCGAACAGCGTCAAGAGAGGCACCGATGCCTGGCGGGCCTACATGGACGTCGTGGGCGGAGCACGCCGTGAGCTCGAGCAACTGGCTGGGCAGGCAAAGGCGACCTCTGATCGAGCCAAGGCTGAAGCTGCCCGGCGCAAGCGCGAAGCAGAGCAAGCGGCGCGTGAAGCCGCCCAGGCAGCAGAGCAAGCGGCCCGTGAAGCGGAGCAGCGCCGCCGGGGCGTGCGGGACGGTACGGAAGCCTACGAGGAACTCGGCCGTGCCATCAACAGGACCGCGAAGGCTGGTGAGTTCTCCGGCGACAAGCGCGACGGCTTTCTGAAGCAGCTGCGCGAGTTGCGCGAAAGCATGGGCGACAAGGGCCTCAACACCGACCCTTCCATCAAGGCGCTGGACGCATTGATCGGCAGGCTGGTGCACACAGCAGCGGCCACCAGCCGTCTGGTGGTCAAGCAACGCGAAGCGCGTGAATTCCAGGAGCAGCTGCGTGAGGGTTACGACGCCGGGCAGACTGCCCTGGGTGAAGTGGAACGTGGTGCGATCGACGTCGCGGATGCCTTCGGACGCCTGCCGACCGCACAGCGCCCCGTCAAGCTGGAGTTCGAAGAGCTGATCGGCCTGATGCCCGACACGAACGAAGGCCTCGATGCCTTCGTGCAGGCCATGATGGACCTCGAACGCGCTGGGAACATCACCAAGGGCACCCTGGACCGCCTGATCGGCAGTGTTGGGGAACTCAAGACGCTGCTGGACGGCTCGATCGACCGGAGTCTCGCCGAGTTCGGTGGGATGGCGACGGACGTGAACACCGGCCAGGGTGTTTTCCAGAGTGAGAACGAGATCCGTGGCATCGGCGTGAAAGGCACGGGTGGAGCGGCAGACGCCGCCAAGGGGGCCATCGCGGCGGGTGCGGCCGAGCTCTTGCGGGCCGGTTTCGCCAAACTGGAGCAGAGCGACCTGTTCGACCAGCTGGCGCGACTCACCGCGGATGGCCTGGCGGACAGTCCGCTGGCCGTGCTGATTGGCGACGTACTGGCTGACAAGATCAAAGCGGCGAGTGCTGCTTCGAAGGCTGAGGCGAAGCTCGCCGGTGAGCAGGCCGCGCAGGTGTACGGGGAAGGCTGGACCGCTTACAGCAGCGAGCTCGCCGCCGCCGTCGAAGACACCCTGGCGGAGGTCTTCAGCGGCACGGATGACGAACAACTCACCAAGGCGCTCGAACTGCTACTCGACCCGGGAGCCTTCGCGAAGCTCGGGGACGATGGCCGTGCGGCGTTCATGGACGCGTTCAACAAGCTCGCCACCGAAGACGCCCTGGTGTTGCTTCCTGAGGAAACGATTGCCGCCTTCATCAACCGCCTGGTCGAAGGTGGGGATCAGGGCAGCGACGTGCTCGTGAAGTTGCGTGGAGCCCTGTTGGCCATTGGTGAAGCTCTGCAAGGCACGGCCCAGGACGTCGAAACTGTCTCGGACGCCTCGAGCGACTGGGACGCCAACCTGCGCCGCATCGACTTCCAGGAATGGGCGGATGGGCTGCACAAGCTCTCGGACGAACACCTGCAACTGCAGCTCGAAGGTGCGAAGAGCGCCAAGAACGTCGACCGCTTCAATGCCCTGCTGGCTGAAATGAAACGCCGGGCAGAGGAAGCGAAAGGTGCCCTCGGGCGCCTGTTCGAGAAGTTCTCACCGCTGATCGGAGCGGTCGGGGCATTCGCCGGCGCTTTGGGCGCGACGGACCTGCAGGCCAACGTCGATGGCTTCGTGACGCTCCTCGGGAAGGGCCTCGACATCGCCAAGGACTTCGCGAGTGGCAACATCATCGGGGGCATCACCAAGATCATCAGCGGCCTGGCCGACGCCATCATGGGATTCCGCAAAGCCTACGCTGAAGCCGCCCGCCTGCAAGAGCAATTCCGGGAGTCCCTCTCGGGATCGTTCCTCAACGCGGACGATTACGGCAAGACCAGCGTCCGTTCGCGGGGCTTCTTCGCCGATTTCTTCGGTGGCGGTCCTGAAGTGGTGCAGGAAATCAACAAGGTCGGCCTGGCCTTCGCGAAGACCATCAGTGATGGCTTCACCAAAGGCATCAAGGAAGGCCTCAAGGAAGCCATCGTGAAGAATGACGTGAGTCTCTTCGCGAGCACCCTCAAGCTCAGCGTGGGAGACGCCGTCCTGAACGGCATCATTGACGCTTTCATGCAGGGTGAGCTGCTGAAGAACATCATCGGCCCGGCCATCAAGAAGTACACCGACGCCTTGCAGACGCCCGACCCGAATGATGACGTGGCTGCCCTGAACGGCGTGCTGAGCGCGGCAGATACCGCAGCGGCGTTGGGCGAGAAGTTCGTGACAGGTCTCGCCCCTGTCCGTCAGATGCTGGTCGATAAGGGATTCATCAAACCACCTGAAGGGACCGAGAGCATCACGGGCAACCGGGAGTTGTTCGGGAGGGTGCCGGACCTGGGGCTTGGCAGCATCAGCACGCCCACTCTCGAGGCGTTCGACACCCTGGGGAACCAGATCGTGCCGGCCTTTGGCCGGCACGTCGATCGCTTCGGGGAAATCATCAATACCCCAATCCGTGTGGTTCTGGATGGGGGAGCCCAAGGCAGCATCACTGGAGCATTCCGGTGA
- the gp17 gene encoding tail completion protein gp17 yields the protein MTVPIILARAALFAHLAPLNVPVKFAGETLPTSGAHVVITIIADTPEETLDAEEHSSTLRVQLDFWTTESSLKAAQLAQMAKGILHQHGWERTGASVPLGKDGDWHRVSHDYRTLIQGE from the coding sequence ATGACCGTCCCGATCATCCTTGCTCGGGCGGCACTGTTCGCCCACCTCGCGCCGCTGAACGTCCCCGTGAAGTTCGCCGGTGAAACCCTCCCCACCTCAGGCGCGCACGTGGTGATCACGATCATCGCTGATACGCCCGAAGAGACCCTGGACGCCGAGGAGCACAGCAGCACTTTGCGTGTGCAGCTCGACTTCTGGACCACCGAGAGCAGCCTCAAGGCCGCGCAGCTCGCCCAAATGGCGAAGGGCATCCTTCACCAGCATGGCTGGGAGCGCACCGGGGCAAGCGTCCCCCTCGGGAAAGATGGCGACTGGCATCGCGTCAGTCATGACTACCGCACCCTCATCCAAGGAGAATAA
- a CDS encoding N4-gp56 family major capsid protein, producing MTQSTNTAGLSVQMKTYYDRTLLVRALPLLVHAQFGQTRPLSKRNGKTIEFRRFASLAANVTPLTEGATPAGGNLTSSAITATVNQYGDFIEGSDLLDLTAIDPILTETAQLLGEQAGLSTDQVVREILHAGTTVQYANGRTSRGTITTGDNLTVTEVRKAVRTLKNNKARTLPDGTYVAIVAPNTTYTLQSDPEWREAAKYAGSTQLFNGEIGQIYGVRFVETTEAKVFAAEGADPDGTGALGPIDVYSTLVLGADAYGIIPLEGQNLEFIFKPVGSAGSADPLNQRWTSGWKLAFTAKILNDLFMLRIEHAVAN from the coding sequence ATGACCCAGAGCACCAACACCGCCGGCCTCTCCGTCCAGATGAAGACCTACTACGACCGCACGCTGCTCGTACGTGCCCTGCCGCTGCTGGTGCACGCGCAGTTCGGTCAGACCCGCCCGCTCAGCAAGCGCAACGGTAAAACCATCGAATTCCGCCGTTTCGCCAGTCTGGCGGCCAACGTCACCCCCCTCACCGAAGGTGCCACGCCCGCCGGTGGCAACCTCACCAGCAGCGCCATCACCGCCACGGTGAATCAGTACGGTGACTTCATCGAAGGCAGCGACCTACTCGACCTGACCGCCATCGATCCGATCCTCACCGAAACCGCGCAGCTGCTCGGTGAGCAGGCGGGCCTCAGCACCGACCAGGTCGTGCGTGAAATCCTGCATGCCGGCACCACCGTGCAGTACGCCAACGGCCGCACCAGCCGTGGCACCATCACCACCGGTGACAACCTGACCGTCACCGAAGTGCGCAAGGCCGTGCGGACCCTCAAGAACAACAAGGCCCGCACCCTGCCGGACGGCACGTACGTCGCGATCGTCGCGCCGAACACCACCTACACCCTGCAGAGTGACCCCGAATGGCGCGAAGCCGCCAAGTACGCGGGCAGCACCCAGCTGTTCAACGGCGAGATCGGGCAGATTTACGGTGTGCGCTTCGTGGAAACCACCGAAGCGAAAGTCTTCGCGGCTGAAGGTGCAGACCCCGACGGCACGGGCGCCCTGGGCCCCATCGACGTGTACAGCACCCTGGTGCTGGGTGCCGACGCGTACGGCATCATCCCCCTCGAAGGGCAGAACCTGGAGTTTATCTTCAAGCCCGTTGGCAGCGCCGGCAGTGCCGATCCGCTCAACCAGCGCTGGACGAGCGGCTGGAAGCTGGCCTTCACCGCCAAGATCCTGAATGACCTGTTCATGCTCCGCATCGAACACGCCGTCGCGAACTGA
- a CDS encoding capsid assembly scaffolding protein Gp46 family protein, translating into MFKDALTARLMKLHFNAPPEDGTPGEGGGTTPATETGTPPAEGGKTFTQEELDRIINQRLGRERKTWETQVEEERKKATMTAEEKLKADLEAERLKTKAAEDRVTAAERRAALTGKVVNADAALKLMDPDKHLDAEGNLNVDALLKDHPYLAPTTQSAGATAPNGGGGTQQTGKVDFSTMSDKEFAEYQARVARGERIIVP; encoded by the coding sequence ATGTTCAAAGACGCATTGACCGCCCGCCTGATGAAGCTCCACTTCAACGCGCCCCCCGAAGACGGGACGCCAGGTGAGGGAGGCGGGACAACGCCCGCCACAGAAACCGGCACGCCCCCGGCAGAGGGTGGAAAGACGTTTACCCAGGAGGAACTGGACCGCATCATCAACCAGCGCCTCGGACGGGAACGCAAGACGTGGGAAACGCAGGTCGAAGAGGAACGCAAAAAGGCCACCATGACCGCCGAGGAGAAGCTCAAGGCTGACCTCGAAGCCGAACGGCTGAAAACCAAAGCCGCAGAGGACCGCGTCACGGCCGCCGAACGACGCGCCGCTTTGACGGGCAAGGTCGTGAATGCCGACGCCGCGCTGAAACTCATGGATCCCGACAAGCACCTCGATGCCGAAGGGAACCTCAACGTCGACGCGCTGCTCAAAGACCACCCGTACCTCGCGCCTACCACGCAATCCGCCGGTGCGACCGCCCCGAATGGTGGCGGCGGCACCCAACAGACCGGCAAGGTCGACTTCTCCACCATGAGCGACAAGGAATTCGCCGAGTACCAGGCCCGCGTCGCGCGTGGTGAACGCATCATCGTCCCCTAA
- a CDS encoding phage minor head protein codes for MTPDEFIRSVRQAYQRLDWTQLEALLQMALESGDPAVRAAYYETLRTTLEAMIVAALTPPESSPYFRARVALAVKQFNDATAFAVLPEDALDVARVSDVRFQAFWQNETLRFRQEAQSVLIQVLERGTPHRQAVKLLKDRASVSTSRAKAIVRTELAHAYNAGAARSADKALADGADLVKIWRATLSNPQRRRENHQRLNGQTREIREPFSNGLMFPHGPMRDGSLAPASEVINCTCLVTYRRRENA; via the coding sequence GTGACGCCGGACGAGTTCATCCGGTCCGTCCGGCAGGCCTACCAACGGCTCGACTGGACCCAGCTCGAAGCGCTGCTGCAGATGGCCCTGGAGTCCGGTGATCCGGCTGTGCGCGCCGCGTACTACGAGACGCTCCGGACCACGCTGGAAGCGATGATCGTCGCCGCGCTCACTCCACCCGAGAGCAGTCCGTACTTTCGCGCACGGGTAGCGCTCGCCGTGAAGCAATTCAACGACGCCACCGCGTTCGCCGTGCTGCCCGAAGACGCCCTCGACGTCGCGCGGGTGAGTGACGTGCGCTTCCAGGCGTTCTGGCAGAACGAAACCCTCCGCTTCCGGCAGGAAGCCCAGAGCGTACTGATCCAGGTGCTCGAGCGCGGCACGCCCCACCGGCAGGCCGTGAAGCTCCTCAAGGACCGCGCGAGCGTCAGCACCAGCCGCGCCAAAGCAATCGTCCGCACCGAACTCGCGCACGCGTACAACGCCGGCGCGGCCCGCAGTGCTGACAAGGCCCTGGCAGACGGCGCGGACCTCGTGAAAATCTGGCGCGCCACCCTCAGCAACCCGCAACGACGCCGGGAAAATCACCAGCGCCTCAACGGCCAGACGCGTGAGATCCGCGAACCCTTCAGCAATGGCTTGATGTTCCCACACGGGCCCATGCGGGACGGGAGCCTCGCGCCCGCCTCGGAAGTCATCAACTGCACCTGCCTGGTGACGTACAGGCGAAGGGAGAACGCATGA